A portion of the Paenibacillus marchantiae genome contains these proteins:
- a CDS encoding glycosyltransferase, which translates to MSRRVVIEINFNNYGMDPQRLTREWLERRVGIFRRFTLHCLKAQTNQDFLTVVKLSKESGELMQEILAEQEPLPSNIRFGTNIESVRAILAFAEGAEDIYIARLDSDDLYHKTFVQQLYDVQPQPGAMALINQNGYLWDSVNHEMAPAFHRSPQFYVYLYKTAEYAAGYRVKLPGRGTHGNVIELPHELLAPRNYVNIVHSSNTSIKKVPPKDRLNREEMAAVLREFMI; encoded by the coding sequence ATGTCCAGAAGAGTGGTTATTGAGATTAACTTCAACAATTATGGGATGGACCCGCAGCGGCTGACGAGAGAATGGCTGGAGCGGCGGGTGGGTATTTTTCGTAGATTCACCTTGCATTGCCTTAAGGCCCAGACGAATCAGGATTTCCTGACCGTGGTGAAGCTGTCCAAGGAATCCGGGGAACTGATGCAAGAGATTCTGGCCGAACAGGAGCCATTGCCTTCCAATATCCGTTTTGGAACAAATATCGAAAGTGTGCGTGCCATTCTGGCTTTTGCCGAGGGAGCAGAGGATATCTATATAGCCCGACTGGATTCAGATGATCTGTATCACAAGACGTTTGTTCAACAGCTCTATGATGTGCAGCCGCAGCCCGGAGCGATGGCACTCATTAATCAGAATGGATATCTGTGGGATAGCGTGAATCATGAGATGGCTCCAGCGTTCCATCGTTCCCCGCAGTTCTATGTCTACCTATATAAAACGGCGGAGTATGCAGCAGGATACCGGGTGAAGCTGCCGGGCCGAGGAACACATGGCAATGTCATTGAGCTTCCGCATGAGCTGCTAGCTCCGCGCAATTACGTGAATATTGTGCATTCCAGCAATACTTCCATCAAAAAAGTACCGCCCAAAGATCGGTTAAACCGGGAAGAGATGGCTGCGGTATTACGCGAATTCATGATCTGA
- a CDS encoding Rpn family recombination-promoting nuclease/putative transposase produces the protein MSDLLDPRNVFVFKRIFGSEENKDVLLVFLNRTFAESGEQPLTEIVLLNPYTDKDAPLDKQSIFDIWAKTAEGKLINIEMQLFNKYDIEKRTLYYWSKRYSSQLQEGQTYKELKKCVTINILNYSFIENERYHNVFHLREDHTGLELSDDLEVHFMELSKLDDQSVPMEGGLINWLLFLKGADKSNWEVLQMNEPTLKKAMDTLEFLSQDREARRLYEERQKYLHDEASMIEWATEKGIAKGIEKGLVEGEKRKAIEIAKNMLSFGIEGSIIAKMSGLTESEVEALKD, from the coding sequence ATGTCTGATTTGCTCGATCCTCGGAACGTTTTTGTTTTCAAGCGTATTTTTGGCAGTGAAGAAAATAAAGATGTACTGCTAGTGTTCTTGAACCGAACGTTTGCAGAATCGGGGGAACAGCCGCTGACGGAGATTGTACTCCTTAATCCGTATACCGATAAAGATGCTCCGCTGGATAAACAGTCCATATTTGATATTTGGGCGAAAACAGCTGAAGGTAAATTGATCAACATTGAGATGCAGTTATTTAATAAATACGATATTGAAAAGCGGACCTTATACTATTGGAGCAAGCGTTATTCCAGTCAGTTGCAGGAAGGCCAAACTTACAAGGAACTGAAAAAGTGTGTGACAATTAATATTTTAAATTACTCGTTTATCGAAAATGAGCGTTATCATAATGTATTTCATCTGAGGGAAGACCACACTGGACTTGAATTGAGTGATGATCTCGAAGTTCATTTTATGGAGCTGTCCAAGCTGGATGATCAATCCGTTCCGATGGAAGGTGGTCTGATTAACTGGCTTTTGTTCCTGAAAGGTGCTGACAAATCAAATTGGGAGGTGCTGCAAATGAATGAACCTACGTTGAAGAAAGCGATGGATACGCTGGAGTTTCTGAGTCAGGATCGTGAGGCGCGTCGCTTGTATGAAGAACGGCAGAAGTATTTGCACGATGAAGCCTCGATGATTGAGTGGGCTACGGAGAAGGGGATTGCTAAGGGAATCGAAAAAGGATTAGTGGAAGGTGAAAAAAGAAAGGCGATTGAAATAGCTAAAAATATGCTTTCATTCGGCATTGAAGGTTCAATCATTGCCAAAATGAGTGGTCTAACTGAATCTGAAGTTGAGGCGCTAAAAGATTAG
- a CDS encoding polysaccharide biosynthesis protein: MIKGQTILITGGTGSWGQKLTEVLLEQNPAEIRILSRNEYAQIAMQRDFGHDARLRFVIGDIRDYRAVEEACRGVDVLFHLAALKHVPVCEDQPDEAFKTNVIGTQNIIRAAIRMQVAKVIDVSTDKAVDPINVYGMTKALGEKMMIRANGLSESTRFVCIRGGNVLGTSGSVVPLFRRQIDEGKSLTITDKGMTRFFLTRTEAIHLLLKAAEASVGGETFVMKMKACKMTDLASVMLEQAGRPAHDYKVTGIRPGEKLHEVLISPFEAPRTYKYDEQYYVILPQEPDKSLTDPYSGLPRVTFSEYRSDSAMMNRSAIAQFLRAGGFID, encoded by the coding sequence ATGATTAAAGGACAAACGATTCTGATCACCGGAGGAACAGGCTCCTGGGGACAAAAACTGACCGAGGTACTGCTGGAGCAGAATCCAGCCGAGATTCGGATTCTCTCGCGTAATGAGTACGCCCAGATTGCGATGCAACGGGATTTCGGTCATGATGCACGTTTGCGTTTTGTCATCGGGGACATTCGCGACTATCGTGCTGTGGAGGAAGCCTGTCGTGGGGTGGATGTTCTCTTCCATCTGGCTGCACTGAAGCATGTTCCGGTATGCGAGGATCAGCCGGATGAAGCATTCAAGACCAACGTCATCGGCACGCAGAATATTATTCGCGCTGCGATTCGTATGCAGGTTGCCAAAGTCATTGACGTGTCCACCGACAAGGCGGTAGATCCGATTAACGTTTATGGCATGACCAAGGCTCTGGGTGAAAAGATGATGATTCGTGCCAATGGTTTGAGCGAGTCCACCCGTTTTGTGTGTATTCGTGGGGGGAATGTGCTCGGAACCAGCGGCAGCGTTGTTCCATTGTTCCGTCGTCAGATTGATGAAGGCAAGAGCCTGACCATTACGGACAAAGGCATGACCCGCTTTTTCCTGACGCGGACGGAGGCCATCCATTTGTTATTGAAGGCGGCTGAGGCATCAGTGGGCGGTGAGACGTTTGTGATGAAAATGAAAGCCTGCAAGATGACAGATCTGGCGTCGGTCATGTTGGAACAGGCAGGTCGTCCGGCTCACGACTATAAAGTAACCGGGATTCGTCCGGGTGAAAAATTGCATGAAGTACTCATTTCTCCATTCGAGGCACCACGTACCTACAAATATGACGAGCAATATTATGTGATTTTGCCACAAGAACCGGACAAAAGCCTGACAGATCCGTATAGTGGTCTGCCTCGTGTGACCTTTTCCGAGTATCGTTCGGACAGCGCGATGATGAACCGGTCAGCGATTGCCCAATTTTTGCGTGCAGGCGGCTTTATCGATTAA
- a CDS encoding nucleotide sugar dehydrogenase, whose protein sequence is MEGMVESSKHEGNKETQERTTLQNINNRSLKAAVIGLGYVGLPMAVEMAQAGYQVHGIDIDGAKVAKLRAGKSYVIGIEDKVVQSLAQAGLFMVGTDFAAVAQADVIVICVPTPLTAEHQPDISFIAAAVDGITPYLQEGSLVILESTTYPGTTEERVKHPIEAAKGWKVGQQFHVCYSPERVDPGSVHYGVKNTPKIIGGSTPSCLSYGKAFYGSFLNEIVPVSTTTVAETAKLFENTFRSVNIALVNELTPACEQMGVNIWEVLDAAATKPFGYMPFYPGPGIGGHCIPIDPIYLSWAAGRQGSELQFISLADATNRKMPERVVKRAAELLEQNGSSMQGARIVLAGMAYKKDIDDLRESPALDVYRLLREAGADVVFTDPMVPVFRKDDGTVAHAQPASPALWAGADLVMITTDHTGFDYQEMADHAKLIFDTRNATAGCVGGNIVVLGQPIRPDVSPESLRETSGGSHGES, encoded by the coding sequence GTGGAAGGAATGGTAGAGAGCAGCAAACACGAAGGAAATAAGGAAACACAGGAACGTACCACGCTTCAAAACATAAACAACCGCTCCCTGAAAGCTGCCGTCATTGGTCTCGGGTATGTTGGGTTACCCATGGCGGTGGAGATGGCGCAGGCTGGATATCAGGTGCACGGAATTGACATCGATGGTGCGAAGGTGGCTAAGCTGCGTGCCGGGAAATCGTATGTGATCGGCATTGAGGATAAGGTGGTGCAATCCCTTGCTCAGGCCGGGTTGTTCATGGTAGGCACGGATTTCGCAGCAGTGGCGCAGGCCGATGTCATAGTTATCTGTGTGCCTACGCCTTTGACCGCCGAGCACCAGCCGGACATTTCATTTATCGCTGCAGCGGTGGATGGCATAACGCCTTATCTTCAGGAGGGCAGCCTTGTCATATTGGAAAGTACCACATATCCTGGCACCACCGAGGAGCGTGTGAAGCATCCGATCGAAGCCGCGAAAGGGTGGAAAGTAGGGCAGCAGTTCCATGTCTGTTATTCTCCAGAGCGGGTAGATCCCGGAAGTGTGCATTATGGGGTGAAAAATACACCTAAAATCATTGGCGGCTCCACGCCGTCCTGTCTGTCTTATGGAAAAGCATTCTACGGTTCGTTCCTGAACGAGATCGTTCCCGTTAGTACAACGACAGTGGCGGAGACGGCAAAGTTGTTCGAAAATACGTTTCGCAGCGTGAACATCGCGCTCGTGAACGAACTGACACCCGCCTGTGAGCAAATGGGCGTGAACATCTGGGAGGTGCTGGACGCTGCGGCGACCAAGCCGTTCGGTTATATGCCGTTCTATCCGGGTCCGGGCATTGGTGGACACTGTATTCCAATTGACCCGATCTATCTGTCCTGGGCCGCTGGCCGTCAGGGATCGGAACTGCAATTCATTTCGCTTGCGGATGCGACCAATCGAAAAATGCCGGAAAGAGTCGTCAAGCGTGCCGCCGAGCTGCTCGAACAGAACGGTTCATCGATGCAGGGAGCCCGAATTGTACTGGCGGGTATGGCGTACAAAAAAGATATCGACGACTTGCGTGAATCGCCAGCGCTGGATGTCTATAGACTGCTTCGTGAAGCAGGGGCGGACGTGGTCTTCACCGATCCGATGGTGCCTGTGTTCCGCAAGGATGATGGCACGGTTGCTCATGCTCAACCAGCATCACCAGCATTGTGGGCAGGGGCTGATCTGGTCATGATTACGACGGATCATACGGGCTTCGATTATCAGGAGATGGCGGATCATGCGAAGCTGATCTTCGATACACGTAATGCTACAGCCGGATGTGTCGGTGGAAATATCGTGGTGCTTGGACAGCCGATTCGGCCGGATGTGAGCCCTGAAAGCTTGAGGGAAACGTCAGGAGGCAGCCATGGCGAATCATGA
- a CDS encoding RNA polymerase sigma factor: MTPAQLTIAAQKGDAEAFAALMEMHQSRLYRIACAYLHNEGDALEAIQECTYRAYRKLKKLKEPSYFATWLIRILLNYCADERKRKSRFSHVTEIHEPSSWDQPADPDLAAAVSALDRDCKPIIILSYFEGFSLTEVADILEVPTGTVKSRLHRALRQLRDQLETKGDVTS, translated from the coding sequence GTGACCCCTGCTCAACTGACCATCGCCGCACAAAAAGGGGATGCCGAGGCTTTTGCAGCCTTAATGGAGATGCATCAGAGCCGACTGTACCGGATCGCCTGTGCCTATCTGCACAACGAGGGCGATGCGCTGGAAGCGATACAGGAATGCACCTACAGAGCTTATCGAAAGCTCAAGAAATTAAAAGAACCCTCCTATTTCGCCACTTGGCTAATCCGCATTCTGCTGAACTACTGTGCAGACGAACGCAAACGCAAGAGCCGGTTCAGCCACGTTACCGAAATTCATGAACCCAGCAGCTGGGACCAGCCCGCAGACCCTGATCTGGCCGCAGCCGTCTCTGCGCTGGATCGGGATTGCAAACCAATTATTATTCTAAGCTATTTCGAAGGTTTCTCCTTAACAGAGGTCGCTGATATTCTAGAAGTCCCGACCGGAACCGTAAAATCCCGATTGCACCGGGCACTTAGGCAGCTCCGGGACCAACTTGAAACGAAAGGAGATGTAACATCATGA
- the flgB gene encoding flagellar basal body rod protein FlgB, producing the protein MIETNTSRRNESLLQALNVQHKVTTENIANADTPNYKKKSVEFEEELRRIIENGKTDQLDMKRTHEKHFPVSNANDSIVNYRIVENNETSMNNNNNNVDIDKEMANLSENQLMYNYMVDRVSGHYKKMKNLLQDMK; encoded by the coding sequence TTGATTGAAACGAACACTTCCAGACGCAATGAATCTCTGTTACAAGCGCTGAACGTGCAGCACAAGGTTACCACTGAAAATATTGCCAATGCAGACACACCCAATTACAAAAAGAAATCGGTGGAGTTTGAGGAAGAGCTTAGACGTATCATTGAGAATGGCAAAACAGATCAGCTCGATATGAAGCGGACTCATGAAAAACACTTTCCGGTCAGTAATGCCAATGACTCCATCGTAAACTACCGGATTGTCGAGAACAACGAAACTTCCATGAATAATAACAACAATAACGTTGATATTGACAAGGAAATGGCGAACCTTTCGGAGAATCAGCTCATGTATAACTACATGGTTGATCGGGTCAGCGGGCACTACAAGAAAATGAAAAACCTGTTGCAGGATATGAAATAA
- a CDS encoding glycosyltransferase family 2 protein, with the protein MIVKNEQRTLARCLDSVAGIVDEIVIVDTGSSDRTKEIAAQYTDRVYTYEWKDDFAAARNYSFDQATQEYILWLDADDVLLPAERAKLERLKQQLPSGGETAAVILGYTLAEGPEGSPLVTDRRLRLVKREAGCRWHGRLHEQLGFPQSGVITADIAVTHRREAGHHSARNVRILRKWIAEEGVAQGRLLFYYAGECYDRQRYTAAVRAYAKLLLEPSGYREDRLIACARLAECYERLGEPGRKLGALLQSFQFDLPHADFCCAIAACFHERQELVSAIYWYMQALDVSSRDPGLRPVPAACRTWLPHARLSLCYAHMGNWEQALLHNSKARDYLPNDPGLLTNRQKLEAVVSRVNSGLEEKEKEKEKEKE; encoded by the coding sequence ATGATTGTGAAGAACGAACAACGCACGCTTGCTCGCTGTCTCGACTCGGTCGCCGGCATCGTGGACGAGATCGTTATTGTAGATACCGGTTCATCTGACCGTACGAAAGAGATAGCCGCGCAATACACCGACCGGGTCTACACGTATGAGTGGAAGGACGATTTTGCTGCAGCGCGGAATTATTCTTTCGACCAGGCCACGCAGGAATATATCCTGTGGCTGGATGCGGATGATGTGCTGCTGCCCGCGGAACGGGCGAAGCTTGAAAGGTTAAAGCAGCAGCTGCCGTCCGGCGGTGAGACGGCGGCTGTGATCTTGGGCTACACGCTGGCCGAGGGGCCGGAGGGAAGTCCGCTCGTGACGGACCGACGGTTGCGCCTCGTTAAGCGGGAAGCGGGGTGCCGCTGGCATGGCCGGCTGCACGAGCAGTTAGGCTTCCCGCAGAGCGGTGTCATTACGGCAGACATTGCCGTCACGCACCGCCGCGAAGCGGGCCATCATTCGGCGCGAAACGTGCGCATTCTGCGCAAATGGATCGCCGAAGAGGGCGTAGCCCAGGGACGCCTGCTGTTTTATTATGCAGGCGAATGTTATGACCGCCAGCGTTATACGGCGGCGGTTCGGGCGTATGCGAAGCTGCTGCTGGAGCCGAGCGGCTATCGCGAGGATCGGCTCATTGCCTGCGCGCGGCTGGCGGAATGTTATGAGCGGCTTGGCGAGCCGGGTCGGAAGCTGGGTGCGCTGCTGCAATCATTTCAATTCGACCTGCCGCATGCCGACTTCTGCTGCGCCATCGCTGCTTGCTTCCATGAGCGGCAGGAGCTAGTCTCCGCCATCTACTGGTACATGCAAGCGCTCGATGTCAGCAGCCGCGATCCAGGTCTACGTCCCGTGCCTGCGGCATGCCGCACTTGGCTGCCACACGCCAGGCTCTCCCTTTGTTACGCTCACATGGGAAACTGGGAGCAGGCGCTTCTGCATAACAGCAAAGCAAGGGATTATCTGCCGAATGACCCCGGCCTGCTCACCAATCGGCAGAAGCTTGAGGCGGTGGTGAGTAGGGTGAACAGCGGCTTGGAAGAGAAAGAGAAAGAGAAAGAGAAAGAGAAAGAGTAG
- a CDS encoding class I SAM-dependent methyltransferase produces MANHDRVSERYYGEINSEESHEATRTRIHWMCREATGKRILDIGCSQGITSILLAREGFRVTGIDLEEESIRYAKQELAKESKPVQDKVDFRMLDITQWKGRTPFDTVLLGEVLEHFAHPETLLMNIHRLLHEKGTLVVTVPYGYHPFYDHKQTFYAGNLAMCLMPYFEVLKLEIHHKYLCCVARRRRETQLHVSPTTSQLTEWMKLDHVHFAAVEQNHLRLMNQRKKALDNAVEQVKRLRRQETGEG; encoded by the coding sequence ATGGCGAATCATGATCGGGTAAGTGAGCGTTATTATGGCGAGATCAATTCGGAGGAATCACATGAAGCCACACGTACCCGCATTCACTGGATGTGCCGGGAAGCGACAGGTAAACGAATTCTGGATATTGGATGCAGCCAGGGCATCACCTCCATTTTGCTGGCACGGGAAGGCTTTCGGGTAACCGGGATTGATCTGGAAGAAGAGAGCATTCGGTATGCCAAGCAAGAGCTGGCGAAGGAATCGAAGCCGGTACAGGATAAAGTGGATTTTCGTATGCTGGATATTACCCAGTGGAAAGGCAGAACACCATTCGATACGGTGCTGCTGGGTGAAGTGCTAGAGCATTTTGCCCATCCCGAAACGTTGTTAATGAATATTCATCGCCTTTTGCATGAAAAAGGGACGCTGGTCGTCACGGTTCCTTACGGGTATCATCCGTTCTACGATCACAAGCAGACATTCTACGCCGGGAACCTGGCGATGTGCCTGATGCCTTATTTTGAAGTATTGAAGCTGGAAATTCATCATAAATATCTATGTTGCGTGGCACGCAGGCGGCGGGAAACGCAGCTGCATGTCTCGCCTACCACAAGCCAACTGACGGAGTGGATGAAGCTGGATCATGTACATTTTGCCGCCGTGGAACAGAATCACCTTCGTCTGATGAATCAACGCAAAAAGGCGTTGGACAATGCGGTGGAGCAGGTTAAACGTCTGCGTCGTCAGGAGACCGGGGAAGGGTAG
- a CDS encoding RluA family pseudouridine synthase, translating into MNKRKRPTGNTSAKGKASTGSSTARSGRSTFTSAKSSGPSASRNAGAAKKPVAAKSSAAPKKAGAPKPKAAKRSGNSYYRKQEPPRPYKVTEPDELLNFLLKHLKSGRNAVKSILGRGQVSVDQKVVTKFNLELTPGQIVTISKEGAVAAPSLTGINILHEDDDIIVIRKEAGLLSIAADKSDDLTAYRQLTEHVRRTDALNRIFIVHRLDRDTSGVMMFAKSEEVQQKLQDNWKENVQERLYIALVEGAVAKEEGTISSWLKETKTLKMYSSSRPNDGQHAITHYKRLQSNREFSLLEVRLETGRKNQIRVHMEDLGHPIAGDKKYGAHTKTLGRLGLHARVLSFIHPTSGELMRFETDIPKQFLYPFRTDAPPAN; encoded by the coding sequence ATGAATAAACGCAAACGCCCAACAGGCAATACATCGGCCAAGGGGAAAGCATCCACAGGTTCGTCCACAGCACGGTCCGGTCGGTCCACTTTCACTTCGGCCAAATCATCAGGACCATCCGCATCACGCAATGCAGGAGCGGCGAAGAAACCAGTAGCCGCCAAATCCTCCGCGGCTCCCAAGAAGGCCGGAGCACCCAAACCCAAAGCAGCCAAACGCTCGGGCAATTCCTATTATCGCAAGCAAGAACCACCACGCCCATACAAGGTTACTGAACCGGATGAGTTGCTCAACTTCTTGCTGAAGCACTTGAAGTCCGGCCGGAATGCGGTCAAATCCATTCTGGGTCGTGGTCAGGTTTCCGTTGATCAGAAAGTGGTGACCAAGTTTAATCTGGAGCTGACGCCAGGGCAAATCGTAACGATCAGCAAAGAAGGCGCAGTTGCCGCTCCTTCCCTGACGGGCATTAACATTTTGCATGAAGACGATGATATCATCGTCATTCGCAAGGAAGCCGGACTGCTATCCATTGCCGCTGACAAAAGTGATGATCTTACCGCTTATCGCCAGTTGACCGAGCATGTTCGCCGTACCGACGCGCTGAACCGAATATTTATTGTCCATCGTCTGGACCGCGACACTTCAGGTGTCATGATGTTTGCCAAGAGTGAAGAAGTGCAGCAGAAGCTGCAGGACAACTGGAAAGAGAATGTACAGGAACGTTTGTATATTGCCCTTGTGGAAGGCGCCGTTGCGAAAGAAGAGGGCACCATTTCCTCATGGTTGAAAGAAACCAAAACGCTCAAAATGTATTCTAGTTCTCGCCCGAATGATGGACAACATGCCATTACTCACTACAAACGTCTACAGTCGAACCGCGAGTTCTCCTTGCTGGAAGTCCGTCTGGAAACGGGACGCAAAAACCAGATTCGTGTGCATATGGAAGATCTGGGCCATCCCATCGCAGGCGACAAAAAATACGGTGCTCATACCAAAACACTGGGTCGCCTGGGACTGCATGCACGAGTTCTCTCGTTCATCCATCCAACGTCGGGTGAGTTGATGAGATTTGAGACCGACATTCCGAAACAGTTCCTCTATCCATTCCGTACGGATGCTCCACCAGCGAACTAA
- a CDS encoding DUF1273 domain-containing protein, producing the protein MKNLLITGYRAHELQIFGQKHEGIPFIKKAISSRLTPLVEDGLEWVLTPGQYGVDLWACEVVLELKKTFPDLKLSIITAFQNPEEQWKEDKQEYYRSILQGVDYYGAISRQPYIGPWQFTARDDLLLRKSDGLLLVYDEDAGDGSPRFIKEKAVKKQQNEDYTIISVTSEDIQSVAEDERMNDVGDYEDSSF; encoded by the coding sequence CTGAAAAACTTGCTGATTACCGGTTATCGCGCACATGAACTACAGATCTTTGGACAGAAGCATGAGGGAATTCCTTTCATCAAAAAGGCGATCTCCTCCCGTCTTACGCCCCTGGTCGAAGACGGGCTGGAATGGGTGCTGACACCGGGCCAATACGGTGTAGACCTGTGGGCCTGCGAAGTGGTGCTTGAGCTGAAAAAGACGTTCCCGGATCTGAAGCTGTCCATCATTACCGCTTTTCAGAATCCCGAGGAACAATGGAAGGAAGACAAACAGGAATATTATCGCTCCATTCTTCAAGGCGTGGACTATTATGGTGCGATTAGTCGTCAGCCGTATATCGGCCCGTGGCAGTTTACTGCGCGGGATGACTTACTGTTGCGCAAAAGTGACGGTCTCCTGCTCGTTTATGATGAAGATGCCGGGGATGGAAGTCCCCGTTTTATTAAGGAAAAAGCGGTCAAAAAACAGCAGAATGAAGATTATACGATCATCAGCGTCACCTCGGAGGATATCCAATCGGTCGCCGAAGATGAACGGATGAACGATGTTGGGGATTATGAAGATTCTTCATTCTGA
- the speD gene encoding adenosylmethionine decarboxylase gives MTLTPEQRIQLHGFNNLTKSLSFNMYDICYTKTKDEREAYIEYIDEQYNAARLSKILNNVSDIIGAHVLNVAQQDYVPQGASVTMLVSEGPIVEIPEESFDESPGPLPDNVVMQLDKSHITVHTYPEFHPSEGISTFRADIDVSTCGEISPLKALNYLIHSFDTDIMTMDYRVRGFTRDTSGRKLFIDHEIGSIQNYIPDEIKSSFDMIDVNVYQENIFHTKCKLKEFDLDNYLFGYTKDKLSKAEQQEITEWLKLEMDEIYYGKNINRPSS, from the coding sequence ATGACATTAACGCCAGAGCAGCGCATTCAACTGCATGGATTCAACAACCTGACTAAGTCGCTGAGTTTCAATATGTACGATATCTGTTATACAAAAACCAAAGATGAACGCGAAGCTTACATTGAATATATTGATGAACAATATAATGCGGCCCGGCTGAGCAAAATCCTGAACAACGTGTCTGACATTATCGGTGCCCATGTGCTGAATGTCGCCCAACAGGACTATGTTCCCCAGGGTGCAAGTGTGACGATGCTTGTGTCGGAAGGCCCCATTGTGGAGATCCCCGAAGAATCCTTCGATGAATCTCCCGGCCCCCTGCCCGATAATGTCGTCATGCAGCTCGACAAAAGCCATATTACCGTTCATACGTACCCCGAATTCCACCCGAGCGAAGGCATCAGTACGTTCCGGGCAGATATTGACGTCTCTACCTGCGGTGAAATCTCGCCGCTAAAGGCTCTGAACTATCTGATCCACTCGTTCGATACGGATATCATGACGATGGATTACCGGGTGCGTGGCTTTACACGGGATACGAGTGGACGCAAGCTGTTCATTGATCATGAGATCGGCTCAATCCAGAATTACATTCCGGATGAGATCAAGAGCAGCTTCGACATGATTGACGTGAACGTCTATCAGGAGAACATTTTTCACACCAAATGTAAACTGAAAGAATTCGATCTCGATAATTATCTGTTTGGTTATACCAAAGATAAACTGAGCAAGGCCGAGCAACAGGAAATTACGGAGTGGTTGAAGCTGGAGATGGATGAGATTTATTATGGCAAAAACATCAATCGTCCTTCTTCATAG
- a CDS encoding NUDIX domain-containing protein, whose amino-acid sequence MSLLNTKGTENSTVQPRIGVGAVILNERNEVLLVWRNRQPEQYTWSIPGGKVDPYESLETAVIREIKEEVDLDIAIEGLLCTAETIRPEQEEHWISVLYFTRVIRGIARNLEEGGAIGEIGWFPLNDLPSPLASFTVPGLQAIKQLYSQD is encoded by the coding sequence TTGTCCTTACTTAACACCAAAGGTACAGAGAACTCTACTGTGCAACCTCGGATTGGTGTCGGAGCGGTCATCCTCAACGAACGTAATGAAGTCCTTTTGGTTTGGCGGAATCGTCAGCCTGAACAGTACACCTGGAGTATCCCTGGGGGCAAAGTCGACCCATACGAATCGCTGGAAACGGCGGTTATTCGGGAAATTAAGGAAGAAGTCGACCTCGATATTGCCATCGAGGGATTACTCTGCACGGCCGAAACCATTCGTCCGGAACAGGAAGAACATTGGATATCCGTCCTCTATTTCACGCGGGTCATCCGCGGTATTGCCCGCAATCTGGAGGAAGGCGGTGCTATTGGTGAGATCGGCTGGTTCCCACTGAACGATCTCCCCTCTCCGCTAGCGAGTTTTACCGTGCCTGGCCTACAAGCCATAAAGCAACTCTATTCCCAAGATTGA
- a CDS encoding GT-D fold domain-containing glycosyltransferase gives MNAIYLEMDGVLDQLEAAVREQRPFSLVRVGDGENIVMSQETVWTTEQVLQERWAIKANLGQKGLRLPNLQLRDEVAASLQRANIVGVLPHGDSTIKAPEHLKRQLTDTVFAHFGISPALTCHACVNRELAQVPRFWSMLAGKRILLVTREIEQLRAMLVQEPYHLNITAALPFDGWDQMQETLQWIQTNQDTFDVALFSCGVNAVVLAERTAALAGKVAIDFGKANNIILKGRAN, from the coding sequence ATGAATGCAATCTATCTTGAAATGGATGGTGTGCTGGATCAACTTGAAGCCGCGGTGAGAGAGCAGCGTCCTTTCTCTCTGGTCCGTGTGGGTGATGGGGAGAATATCGTCATGTCCCAGGAAACGGTCTGGACCACGGAACAGGTTCTGCAAGAGCGTTGGGCCATCAAGGCCAATCTGGGTCAAAAAGGACTGCGTCTACCCAATCTGCAGCTCCGGGATGAGGTAGCCGCTTCCTTACAACGGGCGAATATCGTAGGCGTTCTTCCACACGGGGACAGTACTATCAAAGCCCCGGAGCATCTCAAAAGACAGCTGACCGACACGGTGTTCGCGCATTTCGGCATTTCTCCGGCACTGACTTGCCATGCCTGTGTCAATCGGGAACTCGCGCAGGTGCCCCGCTTCTGGAGTATGCTCGCAGGCAAGCGTATACTGCTCGTTACCCGCGAGATTGAACAGTTGCGGGCCATGCTCGTTCAGGAGCCGTATCACCTGAATATTACAGCTGCGCTGCCCTTCGACGGCTGGGATCAGATGCAGGAGACACTGCAATGGATTCAAACGAATCAGGATACCTTCGATGTAGCTCTCTTCTCCTGTGGTGTGAACGCGGTTGTCCTTGCGGAGCGGACAGCGGCACTTGCGGGCAAAGTCGCCATCGACTTCGGCAAAGCCAACAACATCATTTTGAAAGGCCGCGCCAACTAG